In a genomic window of Coprococcus eutactus:
- a CDS encoding amino acid ABC transporter permease produces the protein MDLFFEQLPVVLGALNTGFIQTLKLFFVTLLGAFPLGLLIALGSMSKFKPLSYLMKFIVWIVRGTPLMIQLLIIYYFPGLVFHNPVWGGGEGGRFVAASVSFIVNYACYFSEIYRGGIQGIPVGQEEAGLVLGMTPKQIFFKVKLLQMIKKIVPAMSNEIITLVKDTSLARIIALQEIIWAGQAFMKGSQGISGAIWPLFFCAFYYLIWNGVLTVLLGKLEKKLDFFR, from the coding sequence ATGGATTTGTTTTTTGAACAGCTCCCGGTCGTACTTGGAGCTCTTAATACAGGATTTATACAGACATTAAAATTGTTCTTTGTGACATTGCTCGGTGCATTTCCACTTGGACTTCTTATAGCACTCGGTTCCATGTCAAAGTTTAAACCGCTCAGCTATCTTATGAAGTTCATCGTATGGATAGTGAGAGGTACACCACTTATGATACAGCTGCTCATCATATATTATTTCCCGGGACTTGTATTTCACAATCCGGTATGGGGCGGCGGCGAAGGCGGAAGATTTGTTGCGGCATCGGTGTCATTCATAGTGAACTATGCCTGCTATTTCTCAGAGATTTACCGTGGAGGTATCCAGGGTATTCCTGTAGGACAGGAGGAAGCCGGACTCGTGCTTGGCATGACTCCAAAGCAGATATTCTTCAAGGTCAAGCTTTTGCAGATGATAAAGAAGATAGTTCCGGCGATGTCCAACGAGATCATAACTCTGGTCAAGGATACGTCCCTTGCCCGTATCATCGCACTTCAGGAGATAATCTGGGCAGGACAGGCATTCATGAAAGGTTCACAGGGAATTTCAGGTGCAATATGGCCACTCTTCTTCTGCGCATTCTACTATTTGATCTGGAATGGCGTACTCACAGTTTTACTTGGCAAATTAGAGAAGAAACTTGATTTCTTTAGATAG
- a CDS encoding amidophosphoribosyltransferase: protein MGGFFGVAAKDDCVFDLFFGIDYHSHLGTRRGGMTVYGDKGFDRSIHNIENAPFRTKFDKDMQNMKGYLGIGCISDYEPQPLIVRSHHGTYALTTVSKINNVDEISKEIFDQGHSHFLEMSGGDINSTELVAALINQKDNLIDGIRYALEKIDGSLSLLLMNQNGIYAARDMHGRTPVVIGKKDGAFCASFENFAYKNLGYHDYKELGPGEVVVLTPSNCVTLVQPGKDMKICTFLWVYYGYPASSYEGMSVEQMRYNCGASMAKRDNVKPDIVAGVPDSGTAHAVGYANESGIPFSRPFIKYTPTWPRSFMPTIQSQRNLIAKMKLLAVEDLIKDKSLLLIDDSIVRGTQLRETTEYLFDSGAREVHIRPACPPLVYGCKYLNFSRSSSEMDLITRRVIERLENGNVTDEVLQEYTDPDSEKYEKMVDEICKELHFTSLRFNRLDDMLEACGVEKCKLCTYCWDGKE, encoded by the coding sequence ATGGGTGGATTTTTTGGAGTAGCGGCAAAAGATGACTGTGTGTTTGATCTATTCTTTGGAATAGACTATCATTCACATCTTGGAACAAGACGCGGAGGCATGACAGTGTATGGAGATAAGGGATTTGACAGATCCATACACAATATCGAGAATGCTCCATTCAGAACAAAGTTCGACAAAGATATGCAGAACATGAAGGGCTATTTGGGAATAGGATGTATATCCGATTATGAGCCACAGCCACTCATAGTACGTTCACATCACGGAACATATGCCCTGACAACTGTCAGCAAGATCAACAACGTTGACGAGATATCCAAGGAGATATTTGATCAGGGGCATTCACATTTCCTTGAGATGAGCGGAGGGGATATCAACAGCACAGAGCTGGTGGCAGCCCTCATCAACCAGAAGGATAATCTGATAGACGGAATAAGATATGCGCTGGAGAAGATAGACGGTTCGCTGTCACTCCTGCTCATGAACCAGAATGGAATATATGCAGCCAGAGATATGCATGGAAGAACTCCTGTGGTCATAGGCAAGAAGGATGGTGCATTCTGTGCGTCATTTGAGAACTTTGCCTACAAAAACCTTGGCTATCATGACTATAAAGAACTTGGCCCTGGTGAGGTTGTCGTACTCACACCGTCCAACTGTGTGACGCTTGTGCAGCCGGGCAAGGACATGAAGATATGTACTTTCCTGTGGGTATACTATGGTTACCCTGCAAGCTCATACGAGGGTATGAGTGTAGAGCAGATGAGATATAACTGCGGAGCCAGCATGGCAAAGAGAGATAATGTTAAGCCTGATATCGTAGCCGGAGTTCCGGATTCAGGAACAGCGCATGCAGTAGGCTATGCCAATGAGTCCGGAATACCTTTCTCAAGACCATTCATCAAGTACACACCGACATGGCCACGTTCATTTATGCCGACCATACAGAGCCAGCGTAATCTCATAGCCAAGATGAAGCTTCTGGCAGTTGAGGATCTTATCAAGGACAAGAGCCTTCTGCTTATAGACGATTCTATCGTGCGTGGAACACAGCTCAGAGAGACGACAGAGTACCTTTTTGACAGCGGTGCCAGGGAGGTACATATCAGACCTGCGTGTCCACCACTTGTATACGGATGCAAATACCTTAACTTCTCAAGATCATCATCAGAGATGGATCTGATAACAAGAAGAGTTATAGAGAGACTTGAGAATGGAAATGTGACAGATGAGGTACTTCAGGAGTACACAGATCCTGATTCAGAGAAGTATGAAAAGATGGTTGACGAGATCTGCAAGGAACTGCATTTCACATCACTCAGATTCAACAGACTTGACGATATGCTTGAGGCGTGTGGAGTTGAGAAGTGCAAGCTCTGTACATACTGCTGGGATGGTAAGGAGTAA
- a CDS encoding carbohydrate ABC transporter permease: MEKTIKRYWPVFLIPTMAAFLIGFIVPFAEGIYLSFCKFTTIRDAEFVGFQNYIDAFKDSTFPDAFKFTTLFAIVTLVLINVLAFLVALALTQKIKGTNIFRTIFFMPNLIGGIVLGYVWQLIFDAVFSKFDTALKLNEVLGFWGLVILVCWQQIGYMMIVYIAGLQAIPEDIQEAAMIDGANRTQRLFRVTIPNMMPSITICTFLTITNSFKLFDQNLALTGGEPLHKTEMLALNIYETFYGRVGYEGVGQAKAVVFFILVVAIGLIQLKITRSKEVQQ; the protein is encoded by the coding sequence ATGGAGAAAACGATAAAAAGATATTGGCCGGTGTTTCTGATACCGACAATGGCTGCGTTTCTAATAGGATTTATCGTGCCATTTGCCGAGGGAATATATCTGTCCTTCTGTAAGTTCACGACCATAAGGGACGCTGAATTTGTAGGATTTCAGAATTATATAGACGCATTCAAGGACTCAACATTCCCGGATGCATTTAAGTTTACAACATTATTTGCGATTGTCACACTTGTGCTTATAAATGTTCTTGCATTTCTTGTGGCACTGGCACTTACACAGAAGATCAAAGGAACTAATATATTCAGAACGATATTCTTTATGCCGAATCTTATAGGTGGTATCGTACTTGGATATGTATGGCAGCTTATATTCGATGCCGTATTCTCAAAGTTTGATACAGCCCTGAAACTCAATGAAGTCCTCGGCTTCTGGGGATTGGTTATACTGGTGTGCTGGCAGCAGATAGGATATATGATGATCGTTTATATTGCAGGACTTCAGGCAATTCCTGAAGACATTCAGGAAGCAGCCATGATTGATGGTGCAAATAGAACACAGAGACTTTTCAGGGTTACGATCCCGAACATGATGCCATCCATAACTATATGTACATTCCTCACAATAACCAACTCATTCAAACTGTTTGACCAGAACCTGGCACTCACAGGAGGCGAGCCACTCCATAAGACAGAGATGCTAGCGCTCAATATATATGAGACGTTTTATGGAAGAGTAGGATATGAGGGAGTAGGTCAGGCCAAGGCAGTCGTATTCTTTATACTGGTAGTAGCGATAGGACTCATACAGCTTAAGATTACAAGATCAAAGGAGGTGCAGCAGTAA
- a CDS encoding cupin domain-containing protein, translated as MKYNNHCSPNRPDCRDNICTIDLREKALQNHNYRETVWTGCFMQMTVMCIPACSDVGLEIHDNTDQIIRIEQGQCSVRMGCCPNELCFRQNLCAGECVCIPAGTWHNIINIGNNPLKLSSIYAPPHHPRGETQATKARAMGMDC; from the coding sequence ATGAAATACAACAACCATTGTTCTCCGAACAGACCTGACTGTCGTGACAACATCTGCACTATAGACCTCCGGGAGAAAGCGTTACAGAACCACAATTACCGCGAAACCGTGTGGACCGGCTGTTTCATGCAGATGACAGTCATGTGTATACCTGCCTGCTCAGATGTAGGTTTGGAAATCCATGATAATACCGATCAGATCATCAGAATCGAACAGGGACAGTGTTCAGTCAGAATGGGCTGCTGCCCAAACGAACTGTGTTTCCGTCAGAATCTTTGTGCAGGAGAATGCGTCTGTATACCAGCCGGCACATGGCACAACATCATCAACATTGGCAATAATCCACTGAAGCTCTCATCCATCTATGCCCCACCACATCATCCCAGGGGAGAGACACAGGCCACCAAAGCCAGGGCTATGGGAATGGATTGCTAA
- a CDS encoding transporter substrate-binding domain-containing protein: protein MKKLLSLLLVAAMGLSLVGCGGSDNGSKSESKSDLEYVKDKGTLVVGITDFAPMDYKDESGNWIGFDADMASAFAESLGVKAEFVEIDWDNKIMELDGKTIDCVWNGMTLTDEVTSSMACSDAYCNNAQVVIVPKDKADKYQTVDSIKELTFAVEAGSAGEDQAKALGLNYTAVKAQADALMEVAAGTSDAAIIDSLMAAAMVGEGTGYDKLTYTVGLNSEEYGVGFRKDSDLVAELNKFFADSKADGSMEKCAETYKVQAALAK from the coding sequence ATGAAAAAGTTATTATCACTGCTCTTAGTGGCAGCAATGGGACTTTCACTGGTTGGATGCGGCGGATCTGATAACGGATCTAAGAGTGAGTCAAAGAGTGATCTGGAGTATGTAAAGGATAAGGGAACTCTCGTTGTCGGCATTACAGACTTCGCACCGATGGATTACAAGGATGAGTCAGGCAACTGGATCGGATTTGACGCAGATATGGCATCAGCATTTGCAGAGAGCCTTGGCGTAAAGGCAGAGTTCGTAGAGATAGACTGGGACAACAAGATCATGGAGCTTGACGGCAAGACCATCGACTGTGTATGGAACGGTATGACACTTACAGATGAGGTTACAAGCTCAATGGCATGTTCAGATGCATACTGCAACAATGCTCAGGTAGTTATCGTGCCAAAAGATAAGGCAGACAAGTATCAGACAGTAGACAGCATCAAGGAGCTTACATTTGCTGTAGAGGCAGGAAGCGCAGGCGAGGATCAGGCCAAGGCGCTTGGTCTCAACTATACAGCGGTAAAGGCACAGGCAGATGCACTCATGGAAGTTGCAGCTGGAACATCAGATGCAGCAATCATTGATTCGCTTATGGCAGCAGCTATGGTTGGTGAGGGAACAGGTTATGACAAGCTCACATATACCGTAGGTCTCAACAGCGAGGAGTATGGCGTTGGCTTCAGAAAGGACTCAGATCTTGTAGCTGAGCTCAACAAGTTCTTTGCAGACAGTAAGGCTGACGGTTCAATGGAGAAGTGTGCTGAGACATATAAGGTACAGGCTGCACTTGCAAAGTAA
- a CDS encoding ABC transporter substrate-binding protein — translation MNKKGIAALGLSLMMAGTMLTGCGSGDSDGAGKKADAKGSVYYLNFKPEQDTQWQELAKVYTEETGVDVTVVTAAAGQYETTLKSEMGKSESPTLFQVNGPVGLASWKDYCYDLGSSQVYKELTSEDFALKDGDKVAGIGYVIESYGIIYNKELLSKAGYTEDDINSFADLKKVAEDITANSDKLGFSAFTSAGMDGSSDWRFKTHLANLPIYYEYKADGIDTTDAIKGTYLDNYKNVWDLYINNSTTDPKQLSTKTGDDAVAEFVSGQAVFYQNGTWAYSDVSSLGDDNLGMLPIYIGADGEENQGLCTGSENYWCVNAKASEEDIQATLDFMEWCATNDTALKAICGSKGAMPSGADGMGFVTPFKKNLESTNLLVNIANEYVAEGKTPVSWNFTTMPSEQWKNDLGSALTTYAADQTDANWDLVKSAFVDGWAKEAAAAKSK, via the coding sequence ATGAACAAGAAAGGTATTGCGGCACTTGGATTGTCACTTATGATGGCAGGTACCATGTTGACAGGATGTGGCTCAGGAGATTCAGATGGAGCAGGAAAGAAGGCAGATGCAAAGGGCTCTGTATATTATCTGAACTTCAAGCCGGAGCAGGATACACAGTGGCAGGAGCTTGCTAAGGTGTACACAGAAGAGACTGGCGTTGATGTGACGGTAGTTACAGCAGCTGCTGGTCAGTATGAGACTACTCTTAAGAGTGAGATGGGTAAGTCAGAATCACCTACCCTGTTCCAGGTAAATGGACCGGTTGGTCTTGCTTCCTGGAAGGACTATTGTTATGATCTTGGATCATCACAGGTGTATAAAGAACTCACATCTGAGGACTTTGCACTTAAGGATGGCGATAAGGTCGCAGGAATCGGATATGTTATAGAGTCATACGGAATCATTTACAACAAAGAGCTTTTAAGTAAAGCTGGATACACAGAGGATGATATCAATTCATTTGCAGACCTCAAGAAGGTGGCAGAGGATATAACAGCCAATTCAGACAAATTAGGATTCTCAGCATTCACATCAGCTGGAATGGATGGCTCATCAGACTGGAGATTCAAGACACATCTTGCAAATCTTCCAATCTACTATGAATACAAGGCTGATGGAATCGATACTACAGATGCGATCAAGGGTACATATCTTGATAATTACAAAAATGTATGGGATCTGTACATCAACAACTCAACAACCGATCCAAAGCAGCTCAGCACAAAGACTGGTGATGATGCGGTTGCAGAGTTTGTTTCAGGACAGGCAGTATTTTATCAGAATGGTACATGGGCATACTCAGATGTATCATCACTTGGCGATGACAACCTCGGAATGCTCCCTATCTATATAGGAGCAGATGGTGAGGAGAATCAGGGACTCTGTACAGGAAGTGAGAATTACTGGTGTGTAAATGCTAAGGCTTCAGAGGAAGATATCCAGGCAACTCTTGACTTCATGGAGTGGTGTGCTACAAATGACACCGCACTTAAGGCAATCTGTGGTTCAAAGGGCGCTATGCCATCAGGAGCCGATGGAATGGGATTTGTAACACCATTCAAGAAGAACCTTGAATCAACAAACCTTCTTGTAAACATTGCAAATGAGTATGTAGCAGAGGGCAAGACACCTGTAAGCTGGAACTTCACAACAATGCCATCAGAGCAGTGGAAGAACGACCTTGGATCAGCACTTACAACATATGCGGCAGATCAGACAGATGCCAACTGGGATCTTGTAAAGAGCGCATTTGTAGATGGATGGGCTAAAGAGGCTGCTGCAGCAAAGTCAAAATAA
- a CDS encoding LacI family DNA-binding transcriptional regulator, translating into MTIKDIARISGYGIGTVSRVINNQTGVSDAAREKILRVIEENGFEPNVNAKLLKMSAKSSVVVIIKGNQNMLFADIVERIQNLLAGYDEDVIVEYIDEDGDEIEYAIKLIHSVNPKGIMFLGANLALFDERVKELEIPGVIITTGGEILANDNISSITIDDTAATYDMTRYLLEKGHRHIGVIGGQVSEKQISFNRYKGCKRAIDEWQHDDRAEFTYIPCRYSMKAGYAATKRLLEEQPEVTAIMALSDTIAIGVMRAAADLGKHIPEELSVTGFDGIELAGYCVPRLTTIKQNTEIMASRSVDIMLKHINYAAAGEHEIVPYSLIEGESVKSIG; encoded by the coding sequence ATGACAATAAAGGATATTGCGCGTATATCAGGTTATGGTATCGGAACCGTGTCCAGGGTGATCAACAATCAGACCGGAGTCAGCGATGCAGCCAGAGAGAAGATACTCAGGGTTATAGAGGAAAATGGATTTGAGCCGAACGTCAACGCAAAGCTCCTCAAAATGTCAGCTAAATCGTCGGTGGTTGTCATCATAAAAGGAAACCAGAATATGCTGTTTGCGGATATAGTAGAGCGGATACAGAACCTGCTTGCTGGATATGATGAGGATGTCATAGTGGAGTACATAGACGAGGATGGTGACGAGATCGAGTATGCCATCAAACTTATTCATAGTGTAAATCCGAAGGGAATCATGTTTTTGGGTGCCAATCTTGCGCTTTTTGATGAGCGTGTGAAAGAGCTTGAGATCCCGGGAGTTATAATCACGACCGGCGGAGAGATTCTTGCAAATGACAACATATCCTCCATAACGATAGATGACACGGCAGCGACATACGATATGACAAGGTATCTTCTTGAAAAAGGCCACAGGCACATTGGAGTCATCGGAGGGCAGGTGTCCGAGAAACAGATAAGTTTCAACAGATATAAAGGCTGCAAGAGGGCTATAGATGAGTGGCAGCATGATGACCGGGCGGAGTTTACATATATTCCGTGCAGGTATTCTATGAAGGCAGGTTATGCGGCCACGAAGCGTCTCTTGGAGGAACAGCCGGAGGTTACAGCAATCATGGCTCTCAGTGATACGATAGCGATCGGCGTCATGAGAGCGGCTGCTGATCTGGGCAAACATATTCCGGAGGAGCTGTCAGTTACTGGATTTGATGGAATAGAGCTGGCAGGATACTGTGTACCAAGACTTACAACAATAAAACAGAATACAGAGATCATGGCATCGAGAAGTGTTGACATCATGCTCAAGCATATAAATTATGCAGCAGCTGGTGAACATGAGATAGTGCCATATTCCTTGATAGAGGGTGAAAGCGTTAAGAGCATCGGCTAG
- a CDS encoding amino acid ABC transporter ATP-binding protein: MAILEVEHIKKKFGKTDVLKDISFSLEQGEVLSIIGSSGSGKTTLLRCLNFLEMPDNGVIRVNDEILLDTDKPETLKESEVRKKRLHFGLVFQSFNLFPQYTALQNVMLARELLAKERPDFKVNKKNILDEIRVQAEELLRQMGLEDRMNNYPHQLSGGQCQRVAIARALALQPDILCFDEPTSALDPELTGEVLKVLRNLADKKTTMIIVTHEMAFAKDVASQVIFMDDGYILEQGRPDQVFDNPKMERTKQFLSSYS, from the coding sequence ATGGCTATATTAGAGGTTGAACATATAAAAAAGAAGTTTGGCAAGACGGATGTGCTCAAGGATATAAGCTTTTCTCTGGAGCAGGGCGAGGTCCTTTCTATCATAGGATCATCAGGAAGTGGAAAGACAACACTTCTTCGCTGTCTGAACTTTCTGGAGATGCCGGACAATGGAGTTATCCGTGTAAATGATGAGATCCTGCTTGATACGGACAAGCCGGAGACACTCAAGGAGTCGGAGGTGCGCAAGAAGAGACTGCATTTTGGACTTGTGTTCCAGTCATTTAATCTCTTTCCACAGTACACTGCGCTTCAGAACGTAATGCTTGCAAGAGAGCTTCTTGCAAAGGAGAGACCGGATTTCAAAGTAAATAAGAAGAATATACTCGACGAGATAAGAGTCCAGGCAGAGGAACTTCTACGCCAGATGGGACTTGAGGACAGAATGAACAACTATCCTCACCAGCTTTCAGGCGGACAGTGCCAGCGAGTTGCTATAGCAAGGGCGCTTGCGTTGCAGCCGGACATCCTGTGTTTCGATGAGCCTACATCGGCTCTTGATCCGGAGCTCACAGGAGAGGTACTTAAGGTCCTCAGAAACCTTGCAGACAAAAAGACGACCATGATAATTGTTACCCATGAGATGGCATTTGCAAAGGATGTTGCAAGTCAGGTCATATTCATGGATGATGGATATATACTTGAGCAGGGAAGACCTGATCAGGTATTTGACAATCCGAAGATGGAGAGGACAAAGCAATTTCTTTCATCATATTCATAA
- the malQ gene encoding 4-alpha-glucanotransferase, with protein MERSAGILLAISSLPSKYGIGSFSKEAYRFVDWLRSAHQSYWQILPMGPTGYGDSPYQSFSTFAGNPYFIDLDTLVDQGLLTDSECSEIDWGDDDRYVDYSKIYNGRYSLLRKAYERWKMIDSMEFSMFMDENRDWIYDYSLFMAIKDSYGGIPWTEWPQDIRNRQPDAVQQMQLKLADEIHFQQYMQYLFYTQWNALKSYANKNHIRIIGDIPIYVAMDSADVWAHPELFRLDEDRRPYEVAGCPPDGFSETGQLWGNPIYDWELNRQTGYSWWIARMRHSYKLYDVVRIDHFRGFDEYYAIPYGEETAANGKWKKGPGMDLFRNIEKALGKRDVIAEDLGFVTDSVRKLVHDSGFPGMKVVEFAFDARDTGAASDYLPHNYIRNCVVYTGTHDNETLIGWWSSIDQRSRDMARDYMAAHYTPDRLINVPFITLAMRSIADLCIIPMQDYLGLDNKSRMNKPSTVGDNWRWRTISDDTDDDLAEEIGRLTLMTGRSKM; from the coding sequence ATGGAAAGATCAGCAGGAATACTGCTTGCTATATCAAGCCTCCCGTCAAAGTATGGAATTGGCAGCTTCTCAAAAGAGGCATATCGTTTCGTTGACTGGCTTAGGTCTGCACACCAGAGTTACTGGCAGATACTTCCCATGGGTCCCACCGGGTATGGGGATTCGCCGTATCAGTCATTTTCGACATTTGCTGGAAATCCATATTTTATAGATCTTGATACACTTGTGGATCAGGGACTGCTAACAGACAGTGAGTGCAGTGAGATAGACTGGGGAGATGATGACAGGTACGTTGATTATAGCAAAATTTATAATGGAAGATACAGTCTCCTCAGGAAAGCCTATGAAAGATGGAAAATGATTGACAGCATGGAGTTTTCCATGTTCATGGATGAGAACCGCGATTGGATATATGATTATTCATTGTTCATGGCGATTAAGGATTCATATGGTGGGATTCCATGGACAGAGTGGCCACAGGATATAAGAAACAGACAGCCTGATGCGGTGCAGCAGATGCAGCTTAAGCTTGCGGATGAGATACATTTTCAGCAGTACATGCAGTATTTGTTTTATACTCAGTGGAATGCGCTAAAGAGCTATGCCAACAAGAACCATATAAGGATCATAGGAGATATCCCAATCTATGTAGCTATGGACAGCGCAGATGTATGGGCACACCCGGAGCTTTTCAGGCTTGATGAGGACAGGCGACCATACGAGGTTGCCGGATGTCCGCCTGATGGGTTTTCGGAGACCGGACAGCTGTGGGGAAATCCAATATATGACTGGGAGCTGAACAGGCAGACCGGTTACAGCTGGTGGATAGCCAGAATGAGACATAGCTATAAGCTTTATGATGTAGTCCGGATTGATCATTTCAGAGGCTTTGATGAATATTATGCCATTCCATATGGTGAGGAAACAGCTGCGAATGGCAAGTGGAAAAAGGGCCCTGGGATGGATCTGTTCAGGAATATAGAAAAAGCTCTGGGTAAGAGAGATGTCATTGCCGAGGACCTTGGTTTTGTGACTGATTCGGTCAGAAAGCTTGTGCATGATTCCGGATTCCCGGGAATGAAGGTTGTGGAGTTTGCCTTTGATGCGAGAGACACCGGGGCGGCATCTGATTATCTTCCACATAATTACATACGAAATTGTGTTGTATATACGGGAACCCATGACAATGAGACACTTATTGGCTGGTGGAGCAGTATAGATCAGAGGTCCAGAGACATGGCAAGGGATTATATGGCAGCTCATTATACACCGGATCGTCTGATCAATGTCCCATTTATCACGCTTGCTATGAGAAGTATTGCAGATCTTTGTATTATACCGATGCAGGATTATTTGGGGCTAGACAATAAATCGAGGATGAATAAGCCATCCACAGTTGGCGATAACTGGAGGTGGCGAACTATATCTGATGATACGGATGATGATCTTGCAGAGGAAATAGGCAGACTTACACTGATGACCGGGAGAAGCAAGATGTGA
- a CDS encoding carbohydrate ABC transporter permease: MAKIQKTANTADKKPVYRVKEKPTLTGILATLFFTIISIIFVSPIIIVIINSLKAKTFISLETFELPNEHSYIGLDNYKTAITQYDFIKAVGWTVVITVLSVVAILLFCSMTAWYITRVKNIATKIIYLLCVFSMVIPFQMVMFTLAGTADALHLNTPWGIVIVYLGFGTGLAVFMFCGFIKSIPLEVEEAAMIDGCTPLKTFFKVVIPIMKPTYISVGILEAMWIWNDFLLPYLVLDIKKYKTISIVVQYMKGSYGRVDMGAIMACLVMAIIPVVVFYLCAQKYIIKGVAAGAVKG, from the coding sequence ATGGCGAAGATACAGAAAACAGCAAATACAGCGGATAAAAAGCCTGTATACAGAGTGAAAGAAAAACCAACGTTGACGGGAATTCTGGCTACTTTATTCTTTACCATTATTTCCATAATATTTGTTTCACCGATAATAATCGTAATTATAAACTCGCTGAAAGCCAAGACGTTTATCAGTCTGGAGACATTTGAACTGCCAAATGAGCACAGCTACATAGGCTTGGACAATTATAAAACGGCTATAACACAGTATGATTTCATTAAGGCAGTGGGCTGGACAGTTGTGATAACGGTTCTCTCAGTAGTGGCAATTCTGCTGTTCTGCTCTATGACAGCCTGGTATATAACCAGAGTCAAGAATATAGCGACAAAGATCATATATCTGCTCTGCGTGTTCTCTATGGTAATACCTTTCCAGATGGTTATGTTTACTTTGGCTGGAACTGCGGATGCACTTCACCTTAATACTCCATGGGGAATCGTGATCGTGTATCTTGGATTTGGAACAGGTCTTGCAGTATTCATGTTCTGCGGATTTATCAAGTCCATTCCTTTGGAGGTCGAGGAGGCTGCGATGATAGATGGATGTACGCCGCTCAAGACATTTTTCAAGGTTGTTATCCCTATCATGAAACCTACTTACATATCTGTAGGAATACTTGAGGCTATGTGGATATGGAATGATTTCCTTCTGCCATATCTGGTACTCGACATCAAGAAATACAAGACGATATCTATAGTTGTCCAGTATATGAAGGGCAGCTACGGAAGAGTAGATATGGGAGCAATCATGGCGTGCCTTGTTATGGCTATCATTCCGGTTGTTGTATTCTACCTCTGTGCACAGAAGTACATCATCAAGGGCGTTGCAGCCGGTGCTGTAAAGGGATAG